In the genome of Chaetodon auriga isolate fChaAug3 chromosome 15, fChaAug3.hap1, whole genome shotgun sequence, one region contains:
- the LOC143333231 gene encoding mannose-P-dolichol utilization defect 1 protein-like isoform X1 encodes MATSPLKHLLVTYLMPEKCYEELFVNFYMHVPCLKFVLSKTSGLWILLDSLLAQLPQLLKILWRGSAAGLNLTSALLHLYAVSCPVVYAMANNFPLFAWGERLFTLAQTAAIVFLIMHYRGDTHTGMLFLLAYSGALFLLGSYAAAAVISVMQLSSLAALIASKGLQARTNYCNGHTGQLSTLSVLLSWTGSLAVVFLSLQQTGSSFILLSNILSACLSCVLLVQVLCYRSSTANAKKKST; translated from the exons ATGGCCACGTCTCCCCTCAAACACCTCCTGGTTACATATTTAATGCCAGAGAAATGTTACGAGGAGCTTTTCGTCAACTTTTACATGCACG TGCCTTGCCTCAAGTTCGTACTGAGCAAAACATCCGGATTGTGGATCTTACTGGACTCTTTGCTGG CACAGCTACCTCAGCTGCTGAAGATACTGTGGAGAGGAAGTGCGGCTGGCCTGAATCTGACCTCCGCCCTACTGCACCTCTATGCCGTCTCATGTCCTGTTGTATACGCCATGGCCAACAACTTCCCACTCTT TGCCTGGGGTGAGAGGCTCTTCACGCTGGCCCAGACAGCAGCGATCGTCTTCCTCATCATGCATTATCGTGGTGACACGCACACAG GAATGCTGTTCCTCTTGGCTTACAGTGGTGCACTGTTCCTCCTGGGCTCATacgcagctgcagcagtcatCTCAGTGATGCAGCTCTCCAGTTTGGCAGCTTTAATTGCGAGCAAG GGTCTCCAGGCAAGAACTAACTACTGTAATGGCCACACAGGCCAGCTGTCCACTCTGTCTGTGTTACTGTCGTGGACAGGGTCTCTGgctgttgtctttctgtctctgcag CAGACAGGAAGCTCATTTATCCTTCTGTCAAACatcctctcagcctgtctcaGCTGTGTCCTCCTGGTTCAGGTCCTCTGCTACCGGAGCAGCACCGCCAACGCTAAAAAGAAGAGCACGTag
- the LOC143333231 gene encoding mannose-P-dolichol utilization defect 1 protein-like isoform X2 — MATSPLKHLLVTYLMPEKCYEELFVNFYMHVPCLKFVLSKTSGLWILLDSLLAQLPQLLKILWRGSAAGLNLTSALLHLYAVSCPVVYAMANNFPLFAWGERLFTLAQTAAIVFLIMHYRGDTHTGMLFLLAYSGALFLLGSYAAAAVISVMQLSSLAALIASKGLQARTNYCNGHTGQLSTLSVLLSWTGSLAVVFLSLQTGSSFILLSNILSACLSCVLLVQVLCYRSSTANAKKKST, encoded by the exons ATGGCCACGTCTCCCCTCAAACACCTCCTGGTTACATATTTAATGCCAGAGAAATGTTACGAGGAGCTTTTCGTCAACTTTTACATGCACG TGCCTTGCCTCAAGTTCGTACTGAGCAAAACATCCGGATTGTGGATCTTACTGGACTCTTTGCTGG CACAGCTACCTCAGCTGCTGAAGATACTGTGGAGAGGAAGTGCGGCTGGCCTGAATCTGACCTCCGCCCTACTGCACCTCTATGCCGTCTCATGTCCTGTTGTATACGCCATGGCCAACAACTTCCCACTCTT TGCCTGGGGTGAGAGGCTCTTCACGCTGGCCCAGACAGCAGCGATCGTCTTCCTCATCATGCATTATCGTGGTGACACGCACACAG GAATGCTGTTCCTCTTGGCTTACAGTGGTGCACTGTTCCTCCTGGGCTCATacgcagctgcagcagtcatCTCAGTGATGCAGCTCTCCAGTTTGGCAGCTTTAATTGCGAGCAAG GGTCTCCAGGCAAGAACTAACTACTGTAATGGCCACACAGGCCAGCTGTCCACTCTGTCTGTGTTACTGTCGTGGACAGGGTCTCTGgctgttgtctttctgtctctgcag ACAGGAAGCTCATTTATCCTTCTGTCAAACatcctctcagcctgtctcaGCTGTGTCCTCCTGGTTCAGGTCCTCTGCTACCGGAGCAGCACCGCCAACGCTAAAAAGAAGAGCACGTag
- the tm4sf21a gene encoding transmembrane 4 L6 family member 5 encodes MCTGKCSLCISASLYPLVLISIICNIVLFFPDGDVKYARDGHITEEVKYMGGVIGGGVMVLLPALYIHLTGTKGCCGNRCGMFLSIAFAAVGVLGALYSFVVAVLGLQYGPLCKVLGVWVTPFKNNEQKYLTNDKLWNLCSEPENIVPFNIGLFATLVATNSLQLILCAIQMINGLFGCLCGTCIEKGPL; translated from the exons ATGTGTACTGGAAAATGCTCCCTCTGCATTTCTGCTTCTCTGTACCCATTGGTACTCATATCCATCATCTGTAACATAGTGCTGTTCTTTCCTGATGGGGATGTCAAGTATGCCAGAGATGGACACATTACTGAGGAGGTGAAATACATGGGGGGGGTCATCGGAGGGGGTGTCATG GTGCTGCTTCCTGCATTGTACATCCACTTGACCGGAACAAAGGGGTGCTGTGGGAATCGCTGTGGG ATGTTCTTATCGATTGCATTCGCTGCAGTGGGTGTGCTCGGTGCCCTGTACAGTTTCGTTGTGGCAGTGCTCGGTTTGCAGTACGGACCCCTCTGCAAAGTTCTCGGGGTTTGGGTCACACCTTTTAAAAACAA TGAGCAGAAATACCTAACTAACGACAAATTGTGGAACCTCTGCTCTGAGCCTGAGAACATTGTGCCGTTCAACATTGGATTGTTTGCTACTCTGGTGGCCACAAACAGTCTGCAGCTGATCCTCTGCGCCATTCAGATGATCAACGGGCTCTTTGGCTGCCTGTGTGGAACCTGCATCGAGAAAGGG
- the LOC143332967 gene encoding transmembrane 4 L6 family member 1-like: protein MCITKCSRCISATLYPLVLLSIVCNIVLFFPGGNAKYAKDGHITEEVKYMGGVIGGGLLVLVPALFISLTGQQGCCGNRFGMFLSILLAAVGVAGALYSFIVALLGVANGPLCKHSGGWTTPFKKSNWNYLSDVKSWRECTEPKNVVMFNTGLFVTLMVASCVQVLLCAIQMINGLFGCLCGTSHDKEVFKEA, encoded by the exons ATGTGCATCACAAAATGCTCCCGTTGCATTTCTGCTACTCTGTACCCGCTAGTGCTCCTGTCCATCGTCTGTAACATAGTGCTGTTCTTTCCTGGAGGGAATGCCAAGTACGCTAAAGATGGACACATCACTGAGGAGGTGAAATACATGGGGGGAGTCATTGGAGGCGGTTTACTG GTGTTGGTCCCAGCACTTTTCATCAGTCTGACTGGACAGCAGGGGTGCTGTGGAAATCGCTTTGGG ATGTTCTTATCCATCCTACTGGCTGCAGTGGGAGTGGCCGGCGCCCTGTACAGTTTCATCGTGGCCCTGCTCGGTGTGGCTAATGGGCCACTCTGCAAACATAGCGGGGGATGGACGACACCTTTCAAAAAGAG TAACTGGAACTACCTGTCTGACGTCAAGTCGTGGAGGGAGTGCACCGAGCCGAAGAACGTGGTGATGTTCAACACTGGGCTGTTCGTCACGCTGATGGTAGCcagctgtgtgcaggtgttgctCTGCGCTATTCAGATGATCAACGGCTTATTTGGCTGCCTGTGTGGAACCTCTCATGACAAAGAGGTGTTTAAG GAAGCATGA